A region of the Cyprinus carpio isolate SPL01 chromosome A14, ASM1834038v1, whole genome shotgun sequence genome:
TGGGGCGACCACTGCAGACAAATACAAAGTGCCGCTTTACTCTACTTTTAATGCCTTGTTTTCCTGGACGCCAGCCGAAGATGCACCGCAGCATGTCACATTGACCTACTCCACCTCATCACACTTGACTCATCGCCCTCCCTACCTGACTTTAAACAGATCTCATATTCTCGTCATACTTCCTCACTGGCTGATCAACAGACTATGCCCCCTTCCTGTTCATAAGATTTTTCATAAGGTTTTCATTTCTAGACTGGTAGTCTGAGGATCTCCTTGCCACTGTGCTCATTTTTTGCAGCCTTTGTGCTTCATCACGCCTGGCTGCCCCACCCCAGCCCTCCGCTCACCCGCCGCTCGCCGAGGGACTGCCATGGCCGTCAATGTGACCATGGGTCGCGACACCAAGTGGCTGACGCTGGAGGTGTGCAGAGAGTTCCAGCGAGGAACCTGCTCGCGTTCGGACACTGAATGCAAGTTCGCTCACCCCTCTCGCACCTGCCACGTGGAGAACGGCCGCGTCATCGCCTGTTTCGACTCTCTCAAGGTAACCCGGATGCAcgtgcacacagacacaaatgtttgttttactATTGCACTGATATATTAACCATGAGAGCATTATTTGATGTTTTGGTGGAGATTTCATCATTCAAACACGCTATTTGGACATTTTGTCAGATATCCCTAACACCTCCAGGCTCTTTTGCTGAGTACTGATCTCTCTCCTGTCCTGAAATCAGCCTGAGTGTATTTTTCTGTCAGATTCATACTAAAACACTGCAACCTTTGGTCATGGATTggtcaattttaataaaaagtactgtGGTGGCACCATGGGACAGTCAACAAATGTTCAAGATTTAGGTTAGGATTAGCAAATGTCAAAGTTTACAAATATGTCATTGAAAAAAGCATATTGATTGACTACCAATGCATTTTGAGAGTGTTTTACTTCCCAGAGTATTTGCTAGAGTACTGTGGTATATCCAAAAAATCAAGTTAATGCAATGGGGTTATCTACTAAACCATCTATAGTAATTTTCGGTactttgtatgtttaaataatgcttttcttTGGAAGCATGATGAAGCCATTTTAGAGGAAAcaggaatagttcattcaaaaaaacCTGTCATCATTATGTCACTCaacttttatgactttcttctgtggaactcaaaaggAGGAATTTTGAAGAATTTACTGGAATTTACCTTTTTATACCATTATGTTATACAGAATGGGAACTGGagctttgatgcttcaaaaaggttggtcagtaagtttttttttttttaagaaattattacttttgtttGACAGAGATGCATCTAAAGTGACTGTACagacattttagttaaaaaagtttctatttcagataaatgctgttctcttgaaaTTTCTAGTCATCAAAGACTCTTGAAatttctagtcatcaaagaataatcacaaaaatattaagtatattaattgttacatttgacatttttaatattaattgttataaatgttacttgaatgatgtctgaaggatcatgtgacactgaagactggtgtaacggctgctaaaaattcagcttcgcatcacagaaataaattacaatgtgacactgaagactggtgtaacggctgctaaaaattcagcttcgtaattttatacaacagctgcatagcaacacggTGAATATTTCAGTGCCTtgaattttatttagattttgaattatatttagattttgagTCTATTTAGATGGACTCACTTGTTtagtttctaattgaatcagccgttttgaacgaatcgttcaataaatcatttattgctgccacctactggcggttttattgtcatcattatttatccatgacgGGCCTAAACCAGACAatcttattaataatagttaattttataaggcaaatttttcattaaataaaaacctttttaaaaattacacgaattttgtaatcattatgtaaaattagctacagAGCCCCCCGCCCCACCGAAAAAGAACCTGACCACACCACCCcccctgaaatatttttacaattcgaccactggttatatgttaaataaatgtaaaacagctgGGTGAAAACCGTATGTGTATGTTtcagtatattggatccatgcagttggtcttaaagggacagcacccttatttacctgctgctgtctgtcattattaatgttatttatgtttGATTGATAGCGtaaagactatgcagtgttttgtttatacacttgtttttatgttttattttttgttatattttttacttaGTGTTATGTGTTGAATTATTTGatggtttatttaatattttatttcatatttattttctgttctgttctgttgtgcttgtaatttgcttctttttcttaattttaataacaaatctaaaataaaaatagctatatagATGTACATATCATTAtcgtaaaataaaatttttcatattGTGAAACAAGTCCTTCTGCCGTCAGTCTGAATGTCAATGGTggatgtaaaaacataaaattaatttagtttctTCCACAAAATCATTGTACGGCATAAGACAACTTGAAATATGGCACACAAgccatattaattatttttatgatacatCAATGGTGTTTTTGAATACTTTTGAAACTTGCAGTCCtcagtccccattcattgtaaCTGAATGAAAAGTAACAAACAGAACATCAGATAACATCTCTTTTGTGAATATtctcagttttaaataaaatttaaatgagatggtctttttaaatgatattttgaacATCAAGAaaactgccagaattttcatttttggatgaattgtcATACATTTTTTCGGTTTATCAATTTATAAGCTCACACTTGTTATATCTTTTATTTTCTGATTTGTCCATGTTAATTTTAGGAAGCAGCAGCACTCTGGACTGTGGCTCAATCAGGACCCACATTAACTGTGGCACTCAGCATTGAGCTATGAACAcaacaaatgtgtttgtgtgtttatatctctGCGTATGTGTTTATGTGCAGTGAAAGAGCCAGACAAGGCCCTCTCTGTCTGAGTGCAGCAGCTGTCTCCTCCTTTATTGAGCTAGAATGTATTATTTGGCCATTTTTTGgctgtgtgcagtgtgtgtgggGGAGCTTGGGAGGaggaggagtgagagagagagaaagcaagctACCATGAGGCCTAGCAACAGCGCCAACCGACTAGATACAGTAATCTCTCTGAACCGTGTTACAGTTGCTAGCACTGGGCGGCAGTGACCTGTGTAGATTACTTACTCATCcaattgtttgattgtttttatcagAACAGTAAACGCAGCCAGCCGTCACTATCTAAAAACTCAGGGTTAGATTGCTGTTATGactgagagagggagggagataAAATGAAGCTAGAGAAAATAAATGagagatgtttttgtgtgtgtgtctgaggagTTTTAATGGTGCCTGCTGAAGAGCTGAGGAGAGGTGCgcttaaagtcggcatgaaacagAAATTGTGATTGTCTTTTCTCCTCTGTTAGGATATATCTGAGTGAACAAGAAAAAATGTtgggtgggacttgattttggCTGTCAgaaattgattggattgttgTTGCTTTCctttcatgaataaaaaatgataagTAGCACTTTATTTTGTATTCCTGTTCCACATGTGCATACTATGTACTAATTATAGTAATTGCAATAACTGGATAATAACTAAGTATTAActctgaacctacccctaaacctaaccttaacatttagttaccttatattacaatataagtaCATGtgagtacacatactgtaaaataaagtgcaacaaaattatgtgcacagataaataatttatattaaactgcaatatttcttaaaaacacaagaaTTGTCCCTTTTTATTTCATGGTgacattaaaggattagttcacttccagaataaaaatttcatgattatttactcacctccatgtcatccaagatgttcatatctttctttcttcagtcgcatggaaatgaaggtttttgaggaaaacattccaggaattttctccatataatggacttcgaTGGTGGCCAatgggctgaaggtccaaattgcagtttcaatttcaaagggctctacacgatcccagccgaggaataagggtcttatctagagAAACGATTGGCcattttcttcaaaatttcttacatttatatactttttaaccacaaatgctcgtcttgtATTAACTCGACTTCACGCATTACGTAGTCATGTTGGAaatcaggaattttttttattttggaagtaaaCTAATCTTTTAAGTGGCATTTgcagaaaaaaatcttttatttgctTATGTGTTAGCATTTATGTATATCTCGTAAGCTCTCGGGTGTTAAGTGCAGCCTCCTTCGGTCATGatcatttattgtttgtgttaAAAAAGTATCTTCAGCATATATCTCCAGACCCAATCTCATCCCCCAGgcctctctctcctctgtgtccctccGCAGCTCCATATCTCTGCTAATTTATCGACATCCCCTAATGGCTACTACTGTGTCCTTCCTTCAACCAGTCCCTGCTTTTGCTTTTTTGCTGTTCATTGACCATTAATCTGGTTCGGTTTGCTTGAAAACAtatcataaatgcataaattaggCAGTCAGCTAGTCTATGTAAATGTGATTCAGATATTGATGTAGCACTGGTGCTGGCACGGGCTTCTGTCTGAAAAACTAAATCAGCAGGTACTGTCACTGGCTACGTTTAATTCACATGAACATGAGTTGACAAGCTATTTTTAGGAAATAGGACAACTAAATGGACACTGTGAGACACTGTTCCAGGAAGTACATTTAATAGGGACATATCGTGGAAAACAGAATACTCTTTGCAGaatttatgtattcatttgatcaaaaaatacagtaaaaacagtaatattgtgaactagtATTGCcatttagaataactgttttttattgtaatacaatttaaaatgtcatttattcctgtgatagcaaagctgtattttcagcatcatgatccttcaaaaatcattataatttgcTGCTCGGgaaacatctattattattttattaatgatgcAAACATTTGTGATGCTTAAAacttttgtggaaacagtgatacagttttttcagattctttgatgaatagacagtaggggtgtgcgatattaaCAAAACATGATATCTTAATATAATTTGGGATTTGGTCATTAATTGAATTGGCctgtcatgaataaataaatacgacacttaaactgccagtaggtggcggcaagtttCTGTATTCATGAGTGattaattgaatcattcattcaaatgatttgctcgaaatggctgattcatttgGAAATTAAGCAGGTGACTGtctttctgaatgaatcattgactcaaataatttgttcaaaaacagattcttTCACGAACAAAACACCGCAGCATTGCTCTAAGACAAACAAATGTTCTGCTCCGAATTTGATGCtctttttttgtcaaaacatacaaaataaacagacaatattatGTCAAATGTCAAACTCACGCACTATTAgcttcttgtttgttgaactgttgtataaaatcaatatcacattcaCAGTCGCGTTCACACGCTGCTATTCAGGAAAACTGCACTCATGCTTGTGTGATATTAGTAAACTATATCttatcttttaaatataaacaaaaacccaTACATGGATATTTTTGCTTCCTTATCTTAAATTATTGGGGCATTCAAACTGCATTCGAATAGAGATAATCACGCAGTGAATGCTGTTTTGacgtggttttgtttgtttttttgcaaagtgagcgacatactcgataatgtcagctcgcacatcgttaaaacaacatttacaacattATCATAGACGAtaaatattgcacacccctaatagaaagttacatttatttgaaaatggaaatcgtttgtaacattataattgtctatacagtcacttctgatcaatttaatgcacccttgctgaatacgTCTGCTATAGTATATTTACCAAGACGTGCATTTTAGCATAATTTTCTGCTCCTATTCCAGCATACGGCCCtcacattgaacaagagtgaatggtttgtccgcgttttttttttttgttgttgttgttttttcttcactgttgttgtaatgtactgggaagccagaatgcacatccatcaacagaaacatacattagttgaaccctgtttgttttatgtgttattatttataacaaactGTATTACATATgcattgtcagatttaagttgaacctgCGATCCTAGTGTGTGCCGAACCGTTTATGGAGAACCGTACGGTTAGATTTTTTACAGAGAACCGTTCCATCCCTAATGCACACTTACATGAGACAAGCTCCACTTGTGTTGATATAGTCTAATAAAAACTAGTATTTTTATACATGGAGTGGGTTGCTTTATGGGGGCCGCCATGTTGTAATCACATGACCAGTTAAATGCTACTCGCCTAGGCCTTAGTGGTTCCTCTCGCTATGCTTCACGTCTAGACAACCACCATAGAGTCCATCGCAACGTAAACAAAATAGTACTGAGTGCCCctttaaacaactttttaaaaaattgtaatgaaaaacaaaatgatgaaattttGGGCACTATAAATATTGGCTAAGATTTATAGTTGACTTCAAGAAGGACAAATAGAATTATGGGATATACAGTCTGTTTAAGAATTAGCTTTTTGTACAGGAAAATTCATCATGAAAAGATTCAGCGCTTAGATTTTAATTGAAGAATATTGTGGTTTAATCAGATACACAGTCTGCTTTCTTCATTCGTGCATTCTCTCGTtttcttcctccctctctctttcttcttctctggCCAATCAGTAGTGAGGAGACAGTATGAGGCAAAACTTACTCTCGGTTGCCGGGTGTGTTACCATGACTACGCAAAGGAGATCCCTGACCTAGTCCATCCTACATGACATGACTTCCAGCTTTTCATCTCTTGCATATCTCAGCTCATATTTCCCGCATCTTTCTGTGTTGGCGACCCGTGTTTTCTGCATCATTGTGTACTATTGAAATGAGCGGCGTGTTCTCACTGTCTTCCAGAATGTTAGAGCTTGGCTGTGAGGCTGTTTCTCATGTGTGCTTTGGCAGGATCACCTGTCTGCTCCTTTGAGACGGTTTGCTCATTAACCACACACTCCCACAACACATGCCGCTGATGCAATTGCTCTCAATGTCAGTGTGTGAAAGCATCGTACAAGTGTCAGGGCATACAATTAACAAATGTTGTTCATATCTGTGACATCTCTGTATGAGAGTGTCTTGCCTGTGATTGTTTTATTAAGAAGAATTGTAGCGATGTGTTGTTGTGTATCACATCAGCCTCAGACGGCACACCCAGCGACAGTCTCATTAACCACTACACCAGTCTGTTCATAGACTGGCTGATTCATATTGCCCACAAAAGTACTTTCTTGATTTGACAAGCTCCAAATCCAGTTTCTGAGTTATGTTTGTACTTTGCTCAGACACAAATAATGATCACAGCATTTATAcacattttcctctttttcttgtgtgtgtgtgttttctgtttaaatgttcGCTGAGCAGTAAGTTTGTCGTAGGAATgtacattttcatgtcatttcaaatctgcTATCAAGTAAATAATTAATCACTTGCATTAAAACAGccattttcatgtcatttcaaatctgcTATCAAGTAAATAATTAATCACTTGCATTAAAACAGCCATATGCATGTGGAAAAAATttataattgcaatatttttatattgttttaatacattatgtaatttaaacacatttacatgttTCTATTGATGGCTTAATTAAGTTacataaatatggtaaatatggtaattacacaatttaaatttaagggtcagtaagatttaagaataaaagtatacttttattcagcaaggattcattatattgatctaaagtgacagcaaagatttcaaaatacattttttgttacaaaagatttatatttcaaataaacaccgttctctttccataaaaatattaagcagcacaactgttttcaacattggtgctcaagaaccatttttaatattatcaaatcagcatattagaatgacttctgaaggattatttattaaaattatttatgaaggatattgtaataaataacattttaaaatatattaaagtagaaaacagttctataaatttttaacatttttcacaatattactgattttgtttagacattacattacattacattagacTGATATGTTTAGACATTACATTAGACTTTGAATTGAAGTTAGAAAATATCAAACAGTGTGAATCCAGTGCATAACCTTGGTCACAGTGAGATTTGGCAGTTCTTGGCCAGAACAGGCTGCAGTGTGGACCACACTTTATGCCGTTTAGTCAAAGGTCTGGGTACGTGTGACTAGGTGTCATATGGAGCTGCATGTGTGGGAGTTGCACTGAATGATGCAGCAGTTAGATGGTGAACTATCTCCAAGTCCTCGACAACACACACTGATCACGCTGTCCCTGCACGCTGACACTCCAGACACCCACTTTCTTCTTCATTAAGTGCAACACATCACACTGGCCAGCAAAGAGACACCCCCACACTCGCTCACTTCACATTTTGTTAGGGCTTCATCACTGTTAAAAGCTGCCCCGAGGCTGTTGAAGACACAGGAAAGTGTTTAAATTGCTGTAGCTGGTGGACAGTTACAAATCTCATTCATATGGAGTGACACTTGGACATTCCATCTGAACTGTTAgcattgcacagataccattggGATTTATTGTTTCTGCAAATTTCATTTGGAATGCGTTGGAATTCCATTCAGATTCCATCCTGTTGGAACCATGCATTCCTCGATAAGCAGCTCAGTTCGGTTGGTGAGCCCAACAACCCATTAAAGCTGTGATGACATAAGTGAAAAAGAGTCTTTTATCCAACCAATtattcaacccccccccccccaaaaaaaaaagttaatagatTTAACAGCAAATCAAGTCATTGTTGCCTTTGCATGCCTGCTGACGCAGACAGTCGTAACTCTCCAGGCATTCAGGCATAAGATTTCTACAAGAGAAATGTGAAGCATTTATATGTTTTAGCTCTTCCTCCCTCAAAGATCTGAATGCATTAAAGGAAGACATTCAATGCAGTTTTTGTGAGCACTGAAAAGTTGCATAAAGATTACAAATCTTCCTTTAGAATAAACTGTTAGAAGTTAGACCTGAATCTAAATCTTGCTTCAATACCTTGGTCACCATTCATTTTCACTCTGTGTAAGAGAGCCAGACATTCTGCTTTATCATGTTTtgtgcttcacagaagaaagaaaatcataaagaaaaacCAATAgtgaattaatgacagaaattttattttttgcatgaactgtccctttaagaaagaaTGTGATTGATTAATGTCAAAAACATGTGTATTTGTTATTTTCCATCAAAATGGATCTCGCTCCAACTCTCAAACACctttttttcagctgatgtcaACAGTGACTTTTACTTTTCTTAACCCCTTCCCTtaaactatttattcatttaaaaaacaatctaGATGATTTAAGTTTTAGGGTTAACAGCTAGTCGATTAGTCAACCATTCTGACCAATGCCTACATATTACAGGCTAGGTTTAACATGCAATTCTCAATTTTGTACCGTATGTAACAGGGGTTCCTGCTCCATCCCTCTATCCGTCCAAGAGCTCCTTGACCGGAAAAAGGCATAAAATTgtctaaaaaaagaaatgtgtattAAGGCAAAAGAGACAGTTTATCAACAGGCCATCAGCAGATGTATTTAACTTTTGGACTGATGGAATGACATCTTTCCCTTCTGGGTTATTACAGTACCTTATGCATTACAGAACAAATGGCGTCACTCCATGGGTTCATTGAGTTTGTCTCGCAGCTAATCGACCCTGCTCGTGAACGTTCGCTCGTGTCTGTATTTAACCGTGTCTGCTGCTCACCGTTCAACATGTTGCTCGGACAGCTGGGTGATAAACAATGCTATATGTCCGACCCATATGTagtatgagcatgtacaacaGCCACAAGGGCTCTATAATCTGTCAGCCGCACAGACGGGCAGATTGTTGAtgcgaacagacagacagaaagagaaggcTGTCACTGTCAATTCAGTTAGAGGTAGTGAAAATTTTTCCACCCGTGTCCCAGTGCTGTCGTTTTACCATTTCCTCTGATCGTTTGAAGTGCAGATCTTCCAGCACTCCTGAGATTATGCTGTTTCCTTTTCATTTGTTGGGGTTTTGAAAGTTGGAATCATTACGCTTGAATGTCAAGGGATTCTTGTTTAATTTATCCTCTCAATCACGGAGCCCTTATCTTCCTGACACGCAGTCTTGGATCTTTTAGTAGCTGAGATTCAGTGTAATTCATCTCTCTGTccctgtctctctgtgtctcccTCTTCAACCCCTCTGGGACGCTGTACACGTGATAACTGTAAGTACCTGCATCCTCCGCCTCATCTCAAGACCCAGCTGGAGATAAACGGCAGGAACAACCTGATCCAGCAGAAGACCGCAGCCGCCATGCTGGCCCAGCAGATGCAGTTCATGCTGCCTGGAGCTCAGCTGCAGCCCATAGTGAGATCTGAATTTAATAACCAATAACGTCACGATCGTTTCTCTTAGCTTGAAAGCATTGTTTTATTATCCCTTGTTGTCTTTGTGTCTCTCATCCAGACATCATTCCCAGTAACGCCTTCCTTGGCCAACAGTCCGAGCATGGCTTTCAGCCCATACCTGAGCCACATGAGCCCGGGCATCAGTCTCATGCCCGAACTTCTGCCCAGCGCCCCCGTGCTGGTCCCGGGGAGCCCCACCGGCATCGCCATGGGCAACGGAAATTCAACACAGAAACATGTTCGCACAGACAAGCTTGAGGTGTTAAACACAGTGAACAACTTGCTTTTTCTCTTGTAATATCTCTATAACGGTTGCTATACATTTATTCGGCATGTAACTCATTCTAAAGCATTTGTGCTACAGACTTTGACATGAAAACATGTCAAAATGTGTGCTGTCACTTTTCTAAAGGTTAGGAGACACATGACAGATGAAATTattatgtgttctaaaatcagctcattATATCAAATGTGTTTGATAACCTCAGACTGGATAGAAACATCGTCTGAAGCTAAAAGAAATCTGTGTCTGTCATACACAGAGCCCGAAATCTGCAGTATGGCTCTGACTTTTGCCATCTATCGCTGCCTCTTCCAGACTGCCAATCACGGCAAAAATCTGTGTGAAAGTCATGAAGTGTATTCCAGCTTTTAGTCATTAGACTTCAGACCATATTTAGCCCATGTCTGGTGATAAAACAAGCGTAAACGGTGAACCAATCCTATAACACAATAGCCGTAAATGAGTAATCCTATACTAAATTATACCTAAATATAtacctaaattaaatattactttaatataagCTATTGATGAGTTAAGACATGTACTAATCAGGAACTATTTTTAAGTACGACATGTGTCATATGAATTCATGTGCCCAaagtgttaattaatacattaacaaatatGTGGTCATTATTCACACATGAATTCCTATGACTCATGTCGTAGTTAcaattaattattgatatttaattaAGGTATTAGTACATGATTATTCATGTACTGTTATTGTAAAGTAGTCAAAAATACAGGATAGAATATGATACAGACTTGGGGCTGGGCGTATTTTGACCTGGGCCAATGAGTAAACACATAACATCTagccaaaacaccatagcaactacaAAGTAACATGCTTAAAAGAATCTTTAACCCTAATAGAAACATCCTGGCAACTAGTGACAATATAGAATTAGGCGAAGGTCACACATcttttatcaaatgtaaaaatttagtTTATAATGCTATTGTGTCATGATAAGAATTGAAagcgtgcttttttttttggttggtatatgttttttttcttgctggtGTGTGTGTCGAGAATTCCAGCGGGGAAACTGCACACGCGGGGAGAACGACTGCCGCTATGCCCACCCGATGGAAGCCGCCATGGTGGATGGCAGCGAGAACTCCGTCATTGTTTGCATGGATTACATCAAGGGCCGATGCACCCGTGACAAATGCAAGTACTTTCACCCCCCGGCTCACTTACAGGCCCGGATAAAGGCGGCGCAGCACCAAGCCAGCCAGAATGCTGCTGCCATGGTGAGTTACAGAGACGATCCCATTACAGTGACATCACAAGCACTAATTCCCATAATTATGACAATCACACATCACAGTACAGAAGATAATGCTCTATGGAAAAATTAATTGTGTAAAGACAATATGGCAACACCATGGACCTGTTGTCATTGTGATAATTAAGCTACataatttgtgaaaaatgttttattttattcatccatataaaacaaaaatcatatataaaagTCATTACTAATAATTGAATTTGTTACACATTTAAATAACTTCTGACCATTTATTAAAAGCAGCTAGTTGTGGcataaatcaaactgaatcaaaacATGTAAACTCAAGccactttgttttaaaataaggcatgaatgttaaaatgaataaagagtGAGTGAATAATTTATTcttcattaataacattaatgatTACCATTCGTTATTCAATGATGATATTGCATCacaccattcaaaggtttgggattcGGTAagggttttttgtgtttttgagagtcTCTGccgctcaccaagactgcatttatagaagaacagtaatattatggAAATGTTATTACAACTGACAATAATGTGAGTATATTTTGAAAagtagtttatttctgtgatggtaatgcattttcagcatcattactccagtcttcagtgtcacatgatcccagtctaatattctgattcactcaagaaacattttttatcatcaatgctgaaaacattgttgtgctgcttgatattttagtgaaaacagtatatactgtacattttttctgAATTCTTAAAGTTCAAAAgcatatttgttaacattataaatgtctttactgtcatttatgatcaatttaaggcatgaatgctaaataaaagtatggaGAAAAAGAAACGTACTGCCCTGCTaaattttgaacggtagtgtatgcaTCATTGGATTTCTTTGGATTGTattagtttgattttaatttatttcattttaacttcGCACTGTTGCATCAGCTTATGCAGCTTATGATCATAAACACTAAATTAAACTACTTGTGATGTTACTGCACCAT
Encoded here:
- the LOC109102141 gene encoding muscleblind-like protein 3 is translated as MAVNVTMGRDTKWLTLEVCREFQRGTCSRSDTECKFAHPSRTCHVENGRVIACFDSLKGRCTRDNCKYLHPPPHLKTQLEINGRNNLIQQKTAAAMLAQQMQFMLPGAQLQPITSFPVTPSLANSPSMAFSPYLSHMSPGISLMPELLPSAPVLVPGSPTGIAMGNGNSTQKHVRTDKLEVCREFQRGNCTRGENDCRYAHPMEAAMVDGSENSVIVCMDYIKGRCTRDKCKYFHPPAHLQARIKAAQHQASQNAAAMALPPGAMQQLPKRPTLEKTNGAAAVFNPSMFHYQQALASMQLQQPAFIPTGSVFCMAPSGGIVPMMHGATTSTVSSGTTTVVNVPFAESATSNQTPPRY